The genomic window tcttttaagtgaCTTGTAGCAAAAAGATGTCCTCATACAGGGCCAGAGACTTCATAATAATTATTCATCCTTGGTGGTTAGCATTTCCTCCCATATCCACTGTATCTCCCTCAATAACTTACACCAGCAGACTCTCTAGATGACATGGGAAAGGAATTAAAAGGCTCCACATCACACACCAAAAAGCACCACTCCTCAGATTCACCTCGCCCGGAGAACCATCCCTACCATACCATCTCTCATTCTGCATTCGCTTCAAGATCATTACAGAAACAACAGTCCAGTTTGTGCTCTATGGACACTAACTCATCTGCAGAGCTGACACTGCCTGGAAATCCTTTAtttctcccagcacccacaagtcAATTTTCCCCACCCCGGCAAATGGCATGTATAGCCATTTTTTTCTCTGGATCATACGTCTTGATCTTCTTAACTTTATTTCCACAGGTCATTTTAAATGGTGAAATTGAGGCATTCTGTGGAGGTGCCATCATTAATGAAAAATGGATTGTGACTGCTGCCCACTGCCTTAAACCTGGTGATAAAATTGAGGTTGTTGCTGGTAAGTAAACAAAATAGATAATCCATAGCAACATTAGTACATGATGGACATATATTGTACAAATGTCCAATGAGGCTCTTATTGAGTAAACTGGGCAAAAAGGAGAGGGGCCATAATTCCAAATCCTAACTTATTCCACCTTCCAGGCCTCGTAATCCTTTTTGTGAACCCATAAAGCATTCTTAGCTTAGTAAAATGATTTATATTGATTACCAACTTCCCCACCCACTATATTAGATCATTGAAACTTGGTTGCTAATGATCAGTGAAGCGAAGCAGGCTGGGGACCATGGGAAATGCATTTATGTGAAGGACTATAAACTATGAAATTTGTTTTCAACAGGTGAATATAACATTGATAAAAAGGAAGACACAGAACAAAGGCGAAATGTGATTCGAACTATCCCTCATCACCAGTACAATGCAACTATTAACAAGTATAGTCATGACATTGCCTTGCTGGAACTGGATAAACCTTTAATACTAAACAGCTATGTAACACCTATCTGTGTTGCCAATAGGGAATATACAAATATCTTCCTCAAGTTTGGTTCTGGCTATGTGAGTGGCTGGGGGAAAGTCTTCAACAAAGGGAGACAGGCTACCATTCTTCAGTACCTTAGAGTTCCACTGGTTGACCGAGCCACATGCCTTAGGTCCACAACATTCACCATCTATAACAACATGTTCTGTGCAGGTTACCGTGAAGGAGGCAAAGATTCATGTGAAGGAGATAGTGGGGGACCCCATGTCACTGAAGTAGAAGGGACAAGTTTCTTAACTGGCATTATTAGCTGGGGTGAAGAATGTGCGATGAAAGGCAAATATGGAATCTATACTAAAGTTTCGCGGTACGTCAACTGGATTAAGGAAAAAACAAAGCTAACTTAATGAAAAACCTATTTCCAAAGGCAATTCACTGGGATTGAAAATGGGTGATATTCTTTACAGACTAGTCTTTCTACCCTTtgttaaatgtaaatatataagttCTATAAATACTGATTTTTCTCTGTGCAGGGGACAAGCCCATCTAGGATCTATATTGTACTAGAGTAAGTAGGTTAGCAAATATAGTCACTAGAGAAATAGTTTAGTAAGAGATTCACCAT from Apodemus sylvaticus chromosome X, mApoSyl1.1, whole genome shotgun sequence includes these protein-coding regions:
- the F9 gene encoding coagulation factor IX isoform X2 — translated: MQQLNTIMAGSPGLITIFLLGYLLSTECAVFLDRENATKILTRPKRYNSGKLEEFVRGNLERECIEERCSFEEAREVFENDEKTTEFWKQYVDATCNIKNGRCTQFCKNSPDNKVICSCTEGYQLAEDQKSCEPAVPFPCGRVSVSYSSKKITRAETVFSNMDYGNSTEAEFILDDITDGAILDNITENSESLNDFTRVVGGENAKPGQIPWQVILNGEIEAFCGGAIINEKWIVTAAHCLKPGDKIEVVAGEYNIDKKEDTEQRRNVIRTIPHHQYNATINKYSHDIALLELDKPLILNSYVTPICVANREYTNIFLKFGSGYVSGWGKVFNKGRQATILQYLRVPLVDRATCLRSTTFTIYNNMFCAGYREGGKDSCEGDSGGPHVTEVEGTSFLTGIISWGEECAMKGKYGIYTKVSRYVNWIKEKTKLT